From the genome of Spinacia oleracea cultivar Varoflay chromosome 2, BTI_SOV_V1, whole genome shotgun sequence, one region includes:
- the LOC110803942 gene encoding probable WRKY transcription factor 12 produces the protein MERDHTRSTNNNFPNYDLHMSLIHHHENTSTNNNNNNNSTNLQGFPQISLDHPNQHVMLTNFLTHHQPPRPPPPPPSYQIADHRAPPIVSDAPNTATATTTATKGLVSHFDNYVTSRHSWSSNTTDQQVEGLSDPKSGIAGNNSNGNGRGNDGADDHSWWKSSSSEKNKMKIRRKLREPRFCFQTRSDVDVLDDGYKWRKYGQKVVKNSLHPRSYYRCTHNNCRVKKRVERLSEDCRMVITTYEGRHNHSPCEDSNSSDHDQCFSSF, from the exons aTGGAAAGAGATCATACTAGAAGCACCAACAACAATTTCCCAAACTATGACCTCCATATGTCCTTGATTCACCACCATGAAAACACTTCTacaaataacaataataataataatagtacaAATTTACAAGGGTTTCCTCAAATAAGCTTGGATCATCCTAACCAACATGTCATGCTCACCAACTTCTTGACTCATCATCAACCGCCACggccgccaccaccaccgcctTCGTATCAGATCGCGGATCATCGAGCTCCACCTATCGTCTCCGATGCACCTAACACCGCCACTGCCACCACCACAGCTACCAAGGGGCTTGTTAGTCATTTTGATAATTATGTCACCAGCAGACACTCATGGAGTAGTAATACTACTGATCAGCAG GTGGAGGGATTATCAGATCCTAAATCAGGTATTGCTGGGAACAATTCCAATGGTAATGGTCGCGGTAACGATGGAGCTGATGACCATTCTTG GTGGAAGAGCTCAAGCTCAGAAAAGAACAAGATGAAGATAAGGAGGAAGTTAAGGGAGCCAAGGTTTTGTTTTCAAACAAGGAGTGATGTCGATGTCCTTGATGATGGTTATAAGTGGCGCAAATATGGTCAGAAAGTTGTCAAGAATAGTCTTCATCCAAG GAGCTACTACCGATGCACACATAACAATTGTAGGGTGAAGAAAAGAGTGGAAAGGCTATCGGAAGATTGTCGAATGGTAATAACAACATATGAAGGCAGGCATAATCATTCTCCTTGCGAAGACTCCAATTCTTCGGACCATGATCAATGTTTTTCCTCCTTTTAA